In Bacillota bacterium, a single window of DNA contains:
- a CDS encoding LacI family transcriptional regulator, whose protein sequence is MKKVTIRDIAAATGTSIATVSRALQGKPGVSEELRERLKEVAARLNYVPRPTVKPGSIMMLVFPSHYLREGSHVFGRGVEVLYDRAAEAKMLVMTQTDHDAEVEACKKILKEQDVSVLIYFCGVPRDEIVEVATKQGTEVIVIHRQVDNPYISTFISDDYYGGQLVAEHFLATGRRKAIYLVPEDTKGRYSARERFAGFSDRMLQAGAEVQMVTMPKAPLEERIRYVQKQGGDFNAVFAYSDLQAREFAEGAALVGLRIPEEVSLVGYNNSNHVGVTTPELSSVYWPIDKLCHMVMDHVERYVAGRYDVFPIQVSVRPRLIIRGSSDLSLCVSKTS, encoded by the coding sequence ATGAAAAAGGTAACGATCCGTGATATTGCTGCCGCCACCGGCACATCCATCGCGACGGTGTCCCGGGCCCTCCAGGGCAAACCGGGGGTTAGTGAAGAGTTGCGGGAGAGGTTGAAGGAAGTGGCGGCTCGGCTGAACTATGTGCCGCGACCGACGGTGAAACCAGGATCCATCATGATGCTGGTCTTTCCCAGTCATTACCTGCGGGAGGGTTCCCACGTTTTTGGGCGTGGGGTAGAGGTCCTCTACGATCGGGCCGCCGAGGCTAAGATGCTGGTGATGACCCAGACTGATCACGATGCGGAGGTGGAAGCCTGCAAGAAGATCCTGAAAGAGCAGGACGTTTCGGTGCTGATCTACTTTTGTGGGGTGCCCCGGGACGAGATCGTGGAGGTGGCTACGAAACAGGGTACGGAAGTGATTGTGATCCATCGCCAGGTGGATAACCCCTACATCTCCACTTTCATCAGTGACGATTACTATGGTGGCCAGTTAGTGGCGGAGCATTTCCTGGCAACAGGCCGCCGAAAGGCTATCTATCTGGTCCCTGAAGATACCAAGGGACGCTATTCCGCCAGGGAAAGATTTGCCGGATTTTCTGACCGGATGCTCCAAGCAGGGGCCGAGGTGCAGATGGTGACGATGCCCAAGGCTCCCTTGGAAGAACGTATCCGGTATGTACAAAAGCAGGGAGGTGATTTTAACGCGGTCTTCGCCTATTCGGATCTGCAGGCGCGGGAGTTTGCTGAAGGTGCCGCCCTGGTGGGTTTGAGAATACCGGAAGAGGTCAGCTTGGTGGGCTACAACAACAGTAATCATGTGGGCGTGACCACTCCAGAATTAAGTTCGGTTTATTGGCCCATAGACAAACTGTGTCATATGGTCATGGACCATGTGGAACGTTACGTGGCGGGAAGATACGATGTGTTCCCGATTCAGGTGAGTGTGCGACCGCGGTTGATTATCCGGGGTTCTTCTGATCTATCCCTTTGCGTTTCAAAGACTTCTTGA